One window from the genome of Hemitrygon akajei chromosome 4, sHemAka1.3, whole genome shotgun sequence encodes:
- the ubl3a gene encoding ubiquitin-like protein 3a — protein sequence MSSCIPADMINLRLILVSGKTKEFLFSPNDSAADIAKHVYENWPMDWEDEFVSSPSILRLIYQGRFLHGNVTLGALKLPLGKTTVMHLVARETLPEPNSQGQRNREKTGESNCCVIL from the exons ATTAATTTACGACTCATCTTGGtcagtggaaaaacaaaagaatttCTATTTTCACCCAATGACTCAGCAGCTGACATTGCCAAACATGTTTATGAAAATTGGCCGATGG ATTGGGAAGATGAATTTGTCAGCAGTCCAAGTATTCTTCGGCTCATCTATCAAGGGCGATTTCTACATGGAAATGTCACTCTTGGAG CATTAAAGCTTCCGCTTGGTAAAACTACTGTAATGCACTTGGTTGCAAGAGAAACATTGCCAGAGCCAAATTCCCAGG GTCAAAGGAACCGTGAAAAGACTGGAGAGAGCAATTGTTGTGTCATTCTGTAA